The following DNA comes from Erigeron canadensis isolate Cc75 chromosome 3, C_canadensis_v1, whole genome shotgun sequence.
aaataatttatataaataagtttaataataactaataaatattatataaaaaataatgattttataagaaagaattttgttttatttatataaaagaaattttattaaCTGGTGACAATTTTGTAGTCTCCCTAGGGAGGAAATAAGGAAGTAAAAACTCTCCCGCAAAACCACACATACATACTCCCCTAGTTCCCAACAATAGTAACATTCACGACACCGAACTTGGCTCTTCTTcgtacccaaaaaaaaaaagtgaaaagaaaaaaaaaaacaaacaatacgagtaataattataACCAAATATTTCAATCGTCACCTTCGTCTTCAATCCCCAcccctctctctttctctctatttccaaacaaaaaaaaaaaacacacacacacacacaacacaTGTGACCTTAGCAACGAAACATCACCACAATATCACCAACTCcaatccacacacacacacactttatTCGTGTTGTGATTTTTGctttcataattaaaaaaattaattccaTCCATGACGACGTACAACAAATTAAAATCTTATTTGAAAACATTAAATAcaatgaaaaaaacaaacatatatttcatGCTGTTTGTGATAATCCTATGTTCATCTTCTTATCTATTTGGTAACTATAAACTCACCGGAATCACTCCAACCACCAACTTCCGTCATTGCGCCACCCAAACAaacaccaccgccgccgccgtcaTCACAACCCCATCGCTTGATTTCACTGCACACCACCTAGCAGATGACCTTCCCCTCCCGCTTCCCGTGGCGCGTGTATCCCACTTCCCACCTTGTCAACCCAAGTTCAGCGAGTACACGCCGTGCGAAGACGTTGACCGCTCCTTGAAGTTTGACCGGGTAAGACTTGTGTATAGGGAAAGACACTGTCCGGAGAAAGACGAGGTTCTCAAGTGTAGGATTCCGGCTCCGTACGGTTACAGGCAACCGTTCCGGTGGCCGGAAAGCCGTGACGCTGCGTGGTTTGCCAACGTGCCGCATAAGCATTTGACTGTCGAGAAGGCAGGGCAGAATTGGGTAAGGTTTAAAGGTGACCGGTTTAGTTTCCCCGGTGGTGGTACTATGTTTCCGAACGGTGCCGGAGCGTATATCGATGATATCGGGAAGTTGATCAATCTCTGGGATGGGTCTATCCGGACCGCCATTGATACTGGCTGTGGGGTATGTTAACAAACTtaattcctttttttcttttagttagtTATACCATTTATATATGAATGACCATGGGGATCGAGGAGGCCCTAGCCAAGTATTGAACCATCAAATTAACCTCATAAGTAAAATATGTTATTTACTCGGCGTAATTAAATTGATTGATGACTATTTAGTTGTATGTCAGAAAAGTAAAACTCACCAtatacttattttgactttttttttttacattattatcCGTTGGTGGGTTGAATTTTCCTTTCAATGGTTTGGTCATACAGTATAACTTTAGCAGAACTTATGGAATAATTACTTCTGTgtgaaataattaatattattactcgtatatattagtGAATTTTAGAATAACTAAGTGAGTTATTAAATTGTCAAAGTAAAGATTCTTTGGAAAATCATTGAAAAGTGGTAGTAGTTAATTTGTCATGGAAAATTGAATCAAAGTGGTTGGGAATAATAACAACCTTGAcggtttattttattatttttcaaattaatttctaaatacttatttttagACAATAATCGGTGGTGATGGAGGTAACGGTTGGTGACGACGTCAAGTCTAAAGTGTAGAATAGTATAAtaagaatttatatataatgtaaattagttcattaaaaagaaaCTAGATAATTTCCTTTAAATCCTTCTTAAAAGGATTTATTAAAGACAATTGTGTCGTCTCGTATTTTCTTaataactatttctaaaaaggAATGAGAGTTGAAATTTATATAAGGTAGTATAGATttgtactagattttagacctgtgtTCAACACTGAACATGAGACttatgacattattaatattagatattaatacatgtaactcataaaagcttataagttcgaaattgaagatataagtaaatactaagtgttcaattcaaatgtcaagagtGTTAAGctaattaaaagaaaactaatgtaataaaagaaaattggaaGCATGCACGTACCTTTCTTCATCATTTAAAAGACTTCTTTATAGACGAAATTAGTTatagtgttttttgtcttctcatctttgtcacatatttttCTCAACTTAACTCGAAgtttaatttatctttaattatatatatatatatatatatatatatataacatattattggataggggtttgctaaatacagtcctTAGGGCTGtttttaaggtgcataaattgtttgtacatttaccatgaaaatcagggggcgtgcttttaatatggaagatacaagttttttttatgtacgtggctgtatttaacatttcTGTATTGGATATAGgggttagttattgtaaaacaattattaaagtaaaacaaataggacaaaaTCTTGACTATTAGATAATggttaaaattattgggtaaaaagtgtaaatttgtgatggaaataaaaaaagtgtaaattaaagtcaaaattgaaaacaaaagtcaacattaagaaattgagaattgtgattggtcgataagttattagagcaactgtgtttagtataataaaagattactattgctaatttaacaaaaataagtaTTGAGTTTTGCTAAACGGAGAACTTCTCGTTAGGTGGGTGAACTTTAGAtatgaaaattataaatttttttatacacggtttcatttaacaatttttttagaGTAATTTAGCATTTCCTTGGTGAATATTGGTACTACTATATTTTAGAACAAAATTACTATACTTCTTTAACCAAATTAAAGGGTTGTTCCAAACCGGAAAATAATTACTAGGTGGACCTGCAAATGTCCATTTTGGAAGCAAGCAATCTGGAAATGGGACTCACCTTTctgtctttttatatactttaaaaATAAGTTGATCTAATAGGAGTATTACAAAGTGTAATATTATATGCAAGATATTCCGAAAATAAAGTAGTCAATTATCACTATATGATTTGGTAAAGCATAAAGTAATTCCATATTATACACTTTAAAAAGTGatattaaaacttttgtaaAGCAATAATTTCCGATTTTATTATGctagattttatttaatttaaaatatatattttgagaaccattttttttaaaaagcctTGAAAACTCTTAAAGTTTGTATtagatcacatgttttttttttgctcattcacatgtgaaacgttataaaaatatatattgcagaagaaagttttttttcaaaaccttatatatacctGTTTGAtcacatgtgaacgaaaacgtggacatattcattcacaagttcacaaaagactattttgatggttttattaaaagtttcttctacaacatacttttttatactatttcacatgtgaatgaacaaaaaaaacatgtaatccaatacataatttgagaGTTCTCATGTTTTTTGCAAAAGATacggttctcaaaataaggaaaatatatatatatatatactatctatataaacaacccccctaaaatttaacactctacttttaaaatctatattttacccttttaatcaaacactttatccctgaaattccaaaaaaaCCCTTAGAAAAAAACCTTACGCGTGTCCCATACCTTCCCTTCCCTGgagttgctcacatagtataccaaaaaaacacacatgcgttAGTGAatataataatcaatcaacataaaaaacgcactctaaaacaacaacggcggtttgcactttcagctggattaagaaacacttgagttgaatcatacattcatgtaataacacggtaccacTACTTAACCAGcattttttttcctatgcccCGCCGCATCATACGGGTACAgagctagtatatataaatatatattagaaaatccGGTTAAGGTGAAAAAAAATGTGAGCTTCTTGAGTTAGGAGCAAGCAACCACGAAAAATTGGAAAACACTCCCTAGTCCATACTCAAAATTTCCGTCTTATATTTACCTTAATGGTGGAGGGAGTGTTAACTCCTTCCCAATTTTTATCACTTTTTCACATCATCACTAACCAATAAAATCTTTCACTTCAATTTTCCCCAAACTTCTCCAAATCACCCAAACCGTAGGCGTCACTTCCCCAatctccacctcatcatttatctttcatttatttttaatactataaaaataaaagcatTACATTTGGGACTCCCAACTAACTTCATAACCGATCAATCTTCATctctctcctctctctctcttcgtTTATTCCGATTGGGGAAGCTCACCGATTTTGACCCCCTCTCTCTATCGGTTTAATGGTGGCAGTGGTGTACCCGCGCGACACCCCACGTAAACTCCCCTCCCCTGTTCCACTCCCTCCCCCTAAGAGATATGTTAAATGCATTTATGTCATttctatatgaaaaaaaattgttaatgtTATTCTCCCCCTAAGTGATATGTTAAATGCATTTATGTCATttctatatgaaaaaaaatgttaatgttATTGAATACTCTATTCGTCTCATTATGATTGTCTGCAGTCAAAAAACATGCAAATTATGATATTTGAGGATGTGATTAGCGAACCATTGACTTGATAAAGACATATTTACCCCTTTATTCAAGATATGTGTATGACACTATGACTTAATAAATTGAAATAACGATAGTTGATATGTTATTCTAAAAGTGGATGTTAAGTTTGGAACTAACAAAAGATAGCAAGGTGGAGTGGTGGACAATCGAAAAAGACGGACATCCAAAATCTGAGTCACATATTAACAAAATCCTTATTTATATCGTTACTTTTAATTATCTTTAGTTATAGTATGTTAAGTTTACATATAATCGTTGCAGGTTGCTAGTTTCGGAGCTTACCTTTTATCAAGGAACATCTTAACTATGTCATTTGCACCAAAAGACACGCATATAGCTCAAGTACAATTTGCACTCGAGCGAGGAGTTCCTGCTTTGATTGGCATTCTTGCTTCGATCCGGTTACCTTTCCCTTCTCGAGCTTTTGACATGGCACATTGTTCTCGTTGTCTCATTCCATGGGGCCAATATGGTAAAGTAACAACATTTAGATATATTTGCTTCATGAGTAACATGGATCGTCTTATGGACgaatacattaattaatatatattgtgtttttatGTAGATGGTGTGTATTTGATTGAAGTCGATAGAGTTTTACGCCCCGGAGGATATTGGATCCTTTCAGGCCCTCCTATCAACTGGGAGAAACATTGGAGGGGTTGGGAGAATACAAGGGAACATTTTAAAGGCCAACAAGACATGATCGAAGGTGTGGCAAAGAGTCTTTGTTGGAAAAAGATCATTCAAAAGGGCGATATTGCCATTTGGCAAAAACCTACAAATCATGCTCATTGCAAAATCAATCGTAAAGTCTTCAAGAAGCCTCAGTTTTGCCAAGATCAAGATCCTGACAGGGCATGGTAATGTTATCAAAAACTTCTTTCAATTTGATCTACAcatgtttttggttttgttttttacaAAAGAATCAAATTACCCTTCATTTGTAGGTATACTAAGATGGAGACATGTTTAACTCAACTACCAGATGTTTCAAATATCAGAGAAACATCCGGTGGTGGGCCAGTGGCTAAATGGCCCGAGAGATTAACTTCAACCCCACCACGAATCATTAGTGGTAGTGTGGGAGAAATCACAGAAGAGATTTTTAAAAGCGATACAGATCTCTGGAAGAAGAGGTTATCACGTTACAAAACTCTAGACAGCCAATTGGCAGAGAAAGGGAGGTATCGTAACTTATTAGATATGAATTCTTACTTAGGAGGTTTTGCTGCCGCACTTGTTCTCGATAAGGACCCAGTGTGGGTCATGAACGTTGTACCCGTCGAGGCAGATGTGAACACTCTTGGAGTTATATACGAACGTGGATCGATTGGAACTTATCAAAATTGGTAAAAGTTTCTGTCTTTGTGTTTTTGTTCTTAACTGACTCAAGCCACACATtcttattttgataaataatattattttccATTTAATTAGGTGTGAGGCTGTGTCTACTTATCCACGAACATATGACTTCATTCATGCAGATGccatatttactttatataaagACAAGTAAGATTTTTCAAGATATCCCATTCTTATTCATCATATGCTAATAATTAAGTTTCTAACGATCGCAAGCGAATTTGTATAGCTGATTTACTAATGCTTAATTTGGCATTGCAGATGTGAAATGGAGGACATATTGTTGGAAATGGACAGGATATTGAGACCACAGGGAAGTGTGATAATTCGAGACGATGTGGATTTATTGGTCAATGCAAAAACTATTGTTGATGAACTTCAATGGGAAACTAGATTGGTTGACCATGAAGATGGGCCGCTAGAGCGAGAAAAACTTCTCATTGCTACAAAGCAATATTGGACGGCCCCAGCCCCAAACCATGATCAGTAATTAATGGGTacaatttcaaattttattgaTCCCAGCTAATAAGTATATCAGAATGGAAAAAGGgggaatatattttttttttgggggggaaTTGTAAAGGACATGTTAAATTGTGATactataacataaatatatagtaattttattttttcatttaaattttgtggGAAGTCGATGTGAAATGGCTAAAGATAGATACAgatgttttttttcatttcttttgagAGGGGATCCGTACGcttatcattttaattttaagtttggCGTATAAATCTCCTCATTTCCCCTTAGTTATAAGCAATTAGTAGCGGGTTGTGCTAAAAGACAAATCAGTCAACACCATGTGAGATAGAAATTTCAAAGCCGTCTTTCCAAAAAGCAACAACGAGCTCTCTATTTGGAAATATGCCCAAAGATCGACCACTCCTGTTATCAACTTATCATCATACATTGATCACGAACCACAAAATTGAGGTCACTTATAATTAGTCGGTATCAGACTTATTATACCGATTGATATATACCCTTTTGCTACAACACATTATGTCTTTATGTGCAACTAAAAGGAAGATTACTCCAAAGAAGGTTAATGTGTTCCTGTCACCTGTTTTAAAAAGTAAGATTAGTGGTTCGTGTTGTGAGTTGTGTGCTCTTCATGGTCGACTTGTGGTTTTGTTGCTCTTCTAGACAATGAGTAGTTGAGTACAAGATACTCGCATCGTTTGCCTGTTTGGTAGATAAACAACATTTAACATAGCCATACATTTGTTATATGTGTTCGCTATACTTACTAACTACTTTCTAAATACGCATTAAAATATAGATCAAAGATACACAAGTTAACAAAACTTTTATCGAAACTAAAAcatcaaaggaaaaaaaatctcTAATACCATCATTTACCTTTAAAAGAAGGTTAAGATATTCTAAAATAGAAATTAACTTGAGGTCCTTGATTTCAATTAGTTGTCGGTCTAAATTGTCATTTAGCATTTGATAATCGATCAATAAAACCTATCATGTTGCTTTCGACTTTAAAAATTTTCCCATCTAAAAAAATCAATTCTTACATGATTTTAAAtctgattattatgatttatttaaaaagaaagtaAGAATCCTTAGAAAACACTCGTCCATTGTCTCACATCACATGATCTTCTTCCTTCCTTGTTCACTCTACTCCAACTTCCAACAACATTAATCAACAatcatattcataattaaaaattaaaatatctaaacccctgtatgtatgtatgtatgtatgtatctatatatatctatctcaACCCAGATCTTCTTCTTAACATGTAATCACTAAAAAAAGCACATAAATTTCCAatcttttcaaaaatgggtCACCCAGATCCCACCTCAAAACAACACCCACGTCATCAATGGCGGTTTCTTGATATCGTATCCCTCATATTCTTCTCCGCcattttccttttcttcattCTTGTTCTTACCCCATTAGGTGATTCCATTGCAGCCACCGGCAGCCAATCTCTGATCGTATCAACCACCGGTGCTAAACGCCGTCACCACCTCATTGCTTTGATTGAATCCGGTAGGAATGTGTCTATACAACCGTGTGATTCGGATAGTGTTGATTATATGCCTTGTGAGGATCCGACCCGGAATAGGTTGTTGAGTAGAGATATGAATTATTACCGGGAAAGACATTGTCCGGTACCGGAGGAACGGCACTTGTGTTTGATACCTCCGCCGGAAGGTTATAATATTCCTATTCAGTGGCCTGATAGTTTATATAaggtaatataatatattttgttatcaaGTCTTTTATACTCATTATATATCTTATTTTGTGTTTTGAAGTTTAATGTTAGCActtaatgcaaaaaaaaaaaaaaaacaatatacaaTCGCTTACGATGCAGACTGTCATACTTCTACACAATGGTAGTTGAGACTGCTTAGGAATAGTTTATAACAAATGTTATCGGTTTATGATATGATGTAATGATCATAGATGATAGGAATATTACTCCCCCGGTCTTATTAAGGTGTGGCGATTTCTACTTTAGGATGTTTAGTGGAGGTTGCAAAAGATTCTTCCTTTAAGCAAGACTCCAAGCTATGCTACGCATTAATGTAGTATTTACTGTTGTTGTTAACTGTCGTTGTGATAAACTTAATGGAGCCATTGTATTAGTTCACTAGGTTCCCTGTCTTCTCATTGTTGAAGTGCTTTTTGGTTGACAATTTGGTTTTAGTGATTGTTCAAATGTCCATCAACGGAAGGTGTATTGATTTGGAGCATGACCATTTTGATTTCAAGGAAATGCCAAATCAAGGGGCTACCTAGGTTAGCAAGAGTTTATAGCGATTATTCTTATGCATAAATCTAGTCTAGTCTAAAACGTAAATTATGGAATAATGTGTATAAGTTATATTTAGATTAACAAATAACAACGTTGCATGAATGCTTTCCATTGTGAACCATGGGTCAGTTTGGTTTTTCTGTTTGCAAGTTTTAGTATTCAAAGCAAGATGTTCATCTTTACTTGTGTTGATAGTTGTTCATATCCGTTCCTCTACTTGTATGGTATATCTTGAACCAGGATGAAAAGTGCCATTAACGGCAATTCTAGGTAAAATGGTCTCTTTCAAAAGGTTATcactatataatttttttttttttttaaggatcgTTGGGTTGCCCTTAGCTAGGAGTTTTCCAGGCCAGAATGCTACCCACTCCGATACCTCCAATACACCACATGAGGGGAGAAACCCCCAATTAAATTAATTGAGGGAAAACCCTGCTCCCTCCGGATTCGAACCCAGGTCTCCTGGATCCAAAGCCATCATTGAAAGACTCTCGTACCCCTGGGCTGTGAACCTACACTATATAATTGACCTTGAAACAAACAATTACCagtaaatttatcattttactttattttagaGTAAGCATGTGATTGGTTCAAATTCTTTGTTATCATATCTCCTTATCTAATTTAAAAGTTAACCGGCAGCATGCACTATGTATGCGTAAAATGTAGTGTTATATCTTCATTTCGTCTATTAATTACATTATTGTGGTTTATCTCTGCCAATTTCGTTATATGTCACTGTATTTATAAGTGCATGGTTAATAAAATAGCTTTTCTGTTCTTTTATATGCAGATATGGCATGAAAACATGCCGTATAATAAACTAGCTGATAGGAAAGGTCATCAGGGATGGATGAAAAAAGATGGTGCCCACTTCATATTTCCTGGTGGCGGCACTATGTTTCCTGATGGAGCTGTACATTATATTGAGCAACTTGAACATTATATTCCTATTTCTGGTGGGGTTTTGAGGACGGTTCTTGATATGGGATGCGGGGTAAGATTTGCAATCTTACTTTTTTAGGAAGTTAtggtttaattatttaaatacgTTGTTTAGGAGTTGTATGCTTAAAAGTAAAAGTTGGGCAACTATTGACCAGTTTAACCCATTTCCTCTCAAATCACTTTTGTTCTTTGACACCTTAAAGATAACTTAACCTGAGTAGAGCTGTTCATCAGTAAATGGATCGAAATAGCCACCTATAGTCTTCTTGATAGTTGAACCTTTTTTTACCAACAATTTAAACATGTACCTTTTAGACTGATATTAATTTATATCCTTCCAGGTGGCTAGTTTTGGAGGTTACTTGTTAGCAGAGGACCTTTTAACACTGTCGTTTGCTCCAAGAGATTCACACAAATCACAGATACAATTTGCATTGGAAAGAGGAATACCTGCGTTTGTTTTAATGCTTGGCACACGCCGACTCCCATTTCCAGCGTTCTCGTTTGACTTAATTCACTGCTCTCGCTGTTTGATTCCTTTTACCGCATACAGTAAGTGtatctttatttttgatttctaatATACTCCCTCCATCACTCCATGCCATGAAAATCGTACATTTCTTTTTCTGAATTTGATTCCAAGCGAAGTTATCAATTTGCACTTCATCGTCACATATTTGGGTGTGTATATAGAATGTCATCATATAGAATTATCAGAATCAGATATTCAACTGTATTAGAACATGCTGCAGTGGGTAGTATGGATGTGCTTACATTGAAAGACGAAAGTAATAATTGGCAAGCTCTgataatataagaaaataattgGCAAAAATAAGGGTATATAAATAGTTTCAGTATGCTAGTTGATAGTAGTTTTGGTGCCACTAGTATCAAACTGACACATGGCAATGATCAGATAATCACATTGATAACACTACTGTAGATACTTGACAGTAGTCAAACATTACACATTTTGTTGGATGAAGGGAGTGTGTGGTAGTTCTTGCATAGTTTTCTGACCAGACAAACATATCACT
Coding sequences within:
- the LOC122593357 gene encoding probable methyltransferase PMT15, whose amino-acid sequence is MTTYNKLKSYLKTLNTMKKTNIYFMLFVIILCSSSYLFGNYKLTGITPTTNFRHCATQTNTTAAAVITTPSLDFTAHHLADDLPLPLPVARVSHFPPCQPKFSEYTPCEDVDRSLKFDRVRLVYRERHCPEKDEVLKCRIPAPYGYRQPFRWPESRDAAWFANVPHKHLTVEKAGQNWVRFKGDRFSFPGGGTMFPNGAGAYIDDIGKLINLWDGSIRTAIDTGCGVASFGAYLLSRNILTMSFAPKDTHIAQVQFALERGVPALIGILASIRLPFPSRAFDMAHCSRCLIPWGQYDGVYLIEVDRVLRPGGYWILSGPPINWEKHWRGWENTREHFKGQQDMIEGVAKSLCWKKIIQKGDIAIWQKPTNHAHCKINRKVFKKPQFCQDQDPDRAWYTKMETCLTQLPDVSNIRETSGGGPVAKWPERLTSTPPRIISGSVGEITEEIFKSDTDLWKKRLSRYKTLDSQLAEKGRYRNLLDMNSYLGGFAAALVLDKDPVWVMNVVPVEADVNTLGVIYERGSIGTYQNWCEAVSTYPRTYDFIHADAIFTLYKDKCEMEDILLEMDRILRPQGSVIIRDDVDLLVNAKTIVDELQWETRLVDHEDGPLEREKLLIATKQYWTAPAPNHDQ